The Clostridiales bacterium genome contains the following window.
GGGCGATTTCCTGCCCGACTATTCTTGCTTGCTCCTGCTTGGTCTTGCCTTTTAGGGCTTCTTGCAAGCCTTTTTCCAAAGTAGAGCATGCCACCAATGTATGCCCTTTGGTGTCGTCAATAATCTGCGCGTATATATGGTTAATGCTGCGATATACATTGAGTCTAGGAGTCTTAGAATCTCCCGATATTTTCTTTCTTACGCGTAAATGCCGCTTTTTTCTGATTTCGTTCTTGTTAGGTTTGGATATCATGTTTTACTCCTTATTTTGCAGCCTTCTTGCCTTCTTTGCGGACAACCCTTTCGTCCGAATAATATATTCCGTAACCGTGATAGGGTTCTACTTTTTTGATAGCTCTTATTTTGGCGGCAAAATGACCTACGAGCTCTTTGTCAATGCCTTTTATTTCTATTTCCGTAGGCGTAACACAAGCCGCTTTTATGCCGTCGGGAATATTCACTTCAACGGGATAGGAAAACCCGATGTTCATGACAAGCTTAGAGCCCGAAACCTGGCACTTATAGCCCACGCCTGAGACAATGAGCTTTTTTTCATAACCTTTTGTCACGCCAACAACCATATTGTTGATAAGCGATCTATATAAACCATGCAGTGACCTTGCTTGTTTTTGGTCGTTTGCGCGGCTTACCAAAATTTTGCCGTCTTCCGCTTTTACGGATATGTCTTTTGATTGTATTCGCCTGCTTAGCTCGCCTAAAGGTCCTTTTACGGTTACAATGTCGCCGTTAATGTCCACGGTAACTCCGTTAGGTATCTCTATGGGCATTTTTCCAATTCTAGACATCTTGATACCTCCTACCAAACATAGGCAAGCACTTCGCCGCCTACCTTGTATTGTCGCGCTTTTTTGTCTGTCATTATGCCTTTGCTGGTTGACAAAATAGCAATACCCAAACCGTTAAGCACCTTGGGAATTTCTTTATACGAGCAATACACCCTCAAGCCCGGCTTGGAAATTCTTTGAAGGTTGGTCAAAACTCTTTCATATTTGGGTCCGTATTTTAATTCTATAATAATTTTGGCGTCTTTGCCTTCGCCTTCCAATTTCGCGCTTTTTACATAGCCTTCTTCTACCAAAATATCGGCTATTTGCTTTTTTATTTTGCTTGCGGGTATCTCTACCGACGTATGTTTGGCGGTAAGAGCGTTCCTTATTCTTGTTAAAAAATCCGCGATAGGGTCAATAACCATTTGACGAAACCTCCTTACCAACTTGATTTTCTTACGCCGGGAATTTCACCGCGATACGCAAGGTTGCGAAAGCAAATTCTGCAAATACCATATTTGCGCAAAACCGCATGCGGTCTGCCGCATATGTTACAACGGGTGTACGCCCGTGTTGAAAATTTTGCAGGCCTTTTTTGTTTGTTTATTAACGCTTTTTTTGCCATTTATCTATCTCCTTAATTTGCCAACGGCATTCCCATGCCCTTCAAAAGGGCTTTGGCTTCTTCGTCGGTGCGCG
Protein-coding sequences here:
- the rplR gene encoding 50S ribosomal protein L18, giving the protein MISKPNKNEIRKKRHLRVRKKISGDSKTPRLNVYRSINHIYAQIIDDTKGHTLVACSTLEKGLQEALKGKTKQEQARIVGQEIAQKALKSKIEKVVFDRGGYLYTGRIKQLADGAREAGLKF
- the rplF gene encoding 50S ribosomal protein L6, which produces MSRIGKMPIEIPNGVTVDINGDIVTVKGPLGELSRRIQSKDISVKAEDGKILVSRANDQKQARSLHGLYRSLINNMVVGVTKGYEKKLIVSGVGYKCQVSGSKLVMNIGFSYPVEVNIPDGIKAACVTPTEIEIKGIDKELVGHFAAKIRAIKKVEPYHGYGIYYSDERVVRKEGKKAAK
- the rpsH gene encoding 30S ribosomal protein S8; its protein translation is MVIDPIADFLTRIRNALTAKHTSVEIPASKIKKQIADILVEEGYVKSAKLEGEGKDAKIIIELKYGPKYERVLTNLQRISKPGLRVYCSYKEIPKVLNGLGIAILSTSKGIMTDKKARQYKVGGEVLAYVW
- a CDS encoding type Z 30S ribosomal protein S14; translation: MAKKALINKQKRPAKFSTRAYTRCNICGRPHAVLRKYGICRICFRNLAYRGEIPGVRKSSW